One Gambusia affinis linkage group LG15, SWU_Gaff_1.0, whole genome shotgun sequence genomic window carries:
- the LOC122844907 gene encoding F-box only protein 40-like isoform X1: protein MSHRSRGSRVRQHLHCDSCYSRRCRARVEPSASCTLVPCRLLCGAVFHLCKEEDHLLLCPNVRVPCLNAEYGCPVQLPRSSQAAHLQVCPASVVCCSMEWNRWPSNIACSQPHTELLENLLRERERFGCLDLAMALQDQDSLFHSIKMKKLFPELIQTAEEEAREERRQEEEMKKEKEKKKQALMEKEAGERAAAKEARDKIWEAVNMINVNFPDEKQDEDEEEYEENQPMLSQEEREAIARASGVDAGLLENYNAWERMFSMEMGGCRESEGTAAASRGLARGRGKSLGSLKEEEATCAGAAASTSSACSSSLTGKPKKKSFVYGNLEPMKIITVRTFKIPTSFTARQGRIRNPGFYKRENVAVDTSDLAVAPGDMPVWEEVQASLLCSLERERRGHLIAESTSSDSLLTDEGTQTYSFLSAPFRRNTSLADLTAGKPLEMQLQLQVESVTSRHNKASSAFTFLCGHTFQRTEYGKHFKNIHSDIQMCVNGWFEQRCPLAYMGCTYSQRRFRPSTFEATVNFNEELGCFGLHPFIPFSQPTGGGHTEGGEDRLSSLPYEVLCHMASFLDSQSLSQLALVSRLMRQVCSSLLQERGMVTLCWERTSSSRGRAKWRVSHRVWQFSSLFSPVDAWSFRDVPSIAEHLKVCPYNEVESKTEKIRLPRVQEEIKPKKSCKGPTLVTLFQEKRIMM from the exons ATG AGTCACCGTTCTCGCGGCTCCAGGGTCCGGCAGCATCTCCACTGTGACTCCTGCTACAGCCGGCGCTGCAGGGCTCGGGTGGAGCCTTCTGCCAGCTGCACTCTCGTTCCCTGCCGTCTGCTTTGCGGAGCGGTTTTCCACCTGTGCAAAGAGGAGGATCACCTGCTGCTGTGCCCCAATGTGAGGGTGCCGTGCCTCAACGCCGAGTACGGCTGCCCGGTCCAGCTGCCCCGCTCCTCGCAGGCGGCTCACCTGCAGGTGTGTCCGGCCAGCGTGGTTTGCTGCTCCATGGAGTGGAACCGCTGGCCTTCCAACATCGCCTGTTCTCAGCCGCACACAGAGCTGCTAGAAAACCTGCTCAGGGAACGAGAGAGGTTTGGATGTCTGGACCTGGCAATGGCTCTGCAAGACCAGGATTCTCTGTTTCACTCCATCAAGATGAAAAAACTGTTCCCAGAACTGATCCAGACTGCAGAGGAAGAGGCGAGGGAAGAAcggaggcaggaggaggagatgaagaaggagaaggagaagaagaaacaggcTCTCATGGAGAAGGAAGCAGGAGAGAGAGCAGCTGCAAAAGAAGCAAGGGACAAAATCTGGGAAGCAGTTAACATGATTAATGTGAATTTCCCTGATGAGAAACaagatgaggatgaagaggaatATGAAGAAAATCAGCCAATGTTGTCTCAAGAGGAGAGGGAGGCCATAGCCAGAGCATCAGGAGTGGATGCTGGTCTGTTGGAGAACTACAACGCCTGGGAGCGCATGTTCAGCATGGAGATGGGAGGCTGCAGAGAATCCGAGGGCACGGCTGCAGCAAGTAGAGGTCTGGCCAGAGGAAGAGGGAAAAGTCTTGGTTCactgaaggaggaggaggcaaCCTGTGCTGGTGCAGCAGCATCCACCAGCAGTGCATGCTCCTCCTCTCTTACTGGGAAACCCAAAAAGAAGAGCTTTGTGTACGGAAATCTAGAGCCGATGAAAATCATCACTGTGCGCACGTTTAAAATCCCGACCAGCTTCACAGCCAGGCAGGGCCGCATCCGTAACCCGGGTTTCTACAAGAGAGAAAACGTAGCAGTGGACACCAGCGACCTGGCTGTGGCGCCAGGCGACATGCCAGTGTGGGAGGAGGTTCAG GCCTCCCTGCTGTGCTCCCTGGAGAGGGAGCGGAGGGGTCACCTCATCGCGGAGAGCACGTCCTCGGACAGCCTGCTGACGGATGAAGGAACGCAGACCTACAGCTTCCTGTCTGCTCCTTTCCGCAGGAACACGTCGCTGGCTGACCTGACAGCTGGAAAACCGCTGGagatgcagctgcagctgcaggtggagagcGTCACCAGCCGCCACAACAAGGCCAGTTCCGCCTTCACCTTCCTCTGCGGACACACCTTCCAGCGCACGGAATACGGAAAACACTTCAA GAACATCCACAGCGACATTCAGATGTGTGTGAACGGCTGGTTTGAACAGCGGTGCCCCCTAGCGTACATGGGATGTACCTACAGCCAGAGGAGGTTTCGGCCTTCCACATTTGAAGCCACCGTCAACTTCAA TGAGGAGCTGGGCTGCTTTGGCCTGCACCCGTTCATCCCGTTTTCTCAGCCTACGGGTGGAGGTCACACCGAAGGAGGGGAGGACCGGCTGAGCTCGCTGCCCTACGAGGTGCTGTGCCACATGGCCAGCTTCCTGGACAGCCAGTCCCTGTCCCAGCTGGCCCTGGTGTCCCGCCTCATGAGGCAGGTCTGCTCCTCCCTGCTGCAGGAGAGAGGGATGGTGACACTCTGCTGGGAGAGGACGAGCTCCTCACGTGGGAGAGCCAAGTGGAGGGTTTCACACAGG GTGTGGCAGTTTAGCTCCCTGTTCTCTCCTGTGGACGCCTGGAGCTTCAGAGACGTCCCGTCCATCGCTGAGCATCTTAAAGTTTGTCCCTACAACGAGGTCGAGTCCAAGACTGAGAAAATTCGCTTGCCTCGTGTTCAAGAAGAAATTAAACCGAAGAAGAGCTGCAAAGGTCCCACGCTGGTCACACTGTTCCAGGAGAAGAGGATCATGATGTAG
- the LOC122844907 gene encoding F-box only protein 40-like isoform X2: MEWNRWPSNIACSQPHTELLENLLRERERFGCLDLAMALQDQDSLFHSIKMKKLFPELIQTAEEEAREERRQEEEMKKEKEKKKQALMEKEAGERAAAKEARDKIWEAVNMINVNFPDEKQDEDEEEYEENQPMLSQEEREAIARASGVDAGLLENYNAWERMFSMEMGGCRESEGTAAASRGLARGRGKSLGSLKEEEATCAGAAASTSSACSSSLTGKPKKKSFVYGNLEPMKIITVRTFKIPTSFTARQGRIRNPGFYKRENVAVDTSDLAVAPGDMPVWEEVQASLLCSLERERRGHLIAESTSSDSLLTDEGTQTYSFLSAPFRRNTSLADLTAGKPLEMQLQLQVESVTSRHNKASSAFTFLCGHTFQRTEYGKHFKNIHSDIQMCVNGWFEQRCPLAYMGCTYSQRRFRPSTFEATVNFNEELGCFGLHPFIPFSQPTGGGHTEGGEDRLSSLPYEVLCHMASFLDSQSLSQLALVSRLMRQVCSSLLQERGMVTLCWERTSSSRGRAKWRVSHRVWQFSSLFSPVDAWSFRDVPSIAEHLKVCPYNEVESKTEKIRLPRVQEEIKPKKSCKGPTLVTLFQEKRIMM, from the exons ATGGAGTGGAACCGCTGGCCTTCCAACATCGCCTGTTCTCAGCCGCACACAGAGCTGCTAGAAAACCTGCTCAGGGAACGAGAGAGGTTTGGATGTCTGGACCTGGCAATGGCTCTGCAAGACCAGGATTCTCTGTTTCACTCCATCAAGATGAAAAAACTGTTCCCAGAACTGATCCAGACTGCAGAGGAAGAGGCGAGGGAAGAAcggaggcaggaggaggagatgaagaaggagaaggagaagaagaaacaggcTCTCATGGAGAAGGAAGCAGGAGAGAGAGCAGCTGCAAAAGAAGCAAGGGACAAAATCTGGGAAGCAGTTAACATGATTAATGTGAATTTCCCTGATGAGAAACaagatgaggatgaagaggaatATGAAGAAAATCAGCCAATGTTGTCTCAAGAGGAGAGGGAGGCCATAGCCAGAGCATCAGGAGTGGATGCTGGTCTGTTGGAGAACTACAACGCCTGGGAGCGCATGTTCAGCATGGAGATGGGAGGCTGCAGAGAATCCGAGGGCACGGCTGCAGCAAGTAGAGGTCTGGCCAGAGGAAGAGGGAAAAGTCTTGGTTCactgaaggaggaggaggcaaCCTGTGCTGGTGCAGCAGCATCCACCAGCAGTGCATGCTCCTCCTCTCTTACTGGGAAACCCAAAAAGAAGAGCTTTGTGTACGGAAATCTAGAGCCGATGAAAATCATCACTGTGCGCACGTTTAAAATCCCGACCAGCTTCACAGCCAGGCAGGGCCGCATCCGTAACCCGGGTTTCTACAAGAGAGAAAACGTAGCAGTGGACACCAGCGACCTGGCTGTGGCGCCAGGCGACATGCCAGTGTGGGAGGAGGTTCAG GCCTCCCTGCTGTGCTCCCTGGAGAGGGAGCGGAGGGGTCACCTCATCGCGGAGAGCACGTCCTCGGACAGCCTGCTGACGGATGAAGGAACGCAGACCTACAGCTTCCTGTCTGCTCCTTTCCGCAGGAACACGTCGCTGGCTGACCTGACAGCTGGAAAACCGCTGGagatgcagctgcagctgcaggtggagagcGTCACCAGCCGCCACAACAAGGCCAGTTCCGCCTTCACCTTCCTCTGCGGACACACCTTCCAGCGCACGGAATACGGAAAACACTTCAA GAACATCCACAGCGACATTCAGATGTGTGTGAACGGCTGGTTTGAACAGCGGTGCCCCCTAGCGTACATGGGATGTACCTACAGCCAGAGGAGGTTTCGGCCTTCCACATTTGAAGCCACCGTCAACTTCAA TGAGGAGCTGGGCTGCTTTGGCCTGCACCCGTTCATCCCGTTTTCTCAGCCTACGGGTGGAGGTCACACCGAAGGAGGGGAGGACCGGCTGAGCTCGCTGCCCTACGAGGTGCTGTGCCACATGGCCAGCTTCCTGGACAGCCAGTCCCTGTCCCAGCTGGCCCTGGTGTCCCGCCTCATGAGGCAGGTCTGCTCCTCCCTGCTGCAGGAGAGAGGGATGGTGACACTCTGCTGGGAGAGGACGAGCTCCTCACGTGGGAGAGCCAAGTGGAGGGTTTCACACAGG GTGTGGCAGTTTAGCTCCCTGTTCTCTCCTGTGGACGCCTGGAGCTTCAGAGACGTCCCGTCCATCGCTGAGCATCTTAAAGTTTGTCCCTACAACGAGGTCGAGTCCAAGACTGAGAAAATTCGCTTGCCTCGTGTTCAAGAAGAAATTAAACCGAAGAAGAGCTGCAAAGGTCCCACGCTGGTCACACTGTTCCAGGAGAAGAGGATCATGATGTAG